In Candidatus Methylomirabilota bacterium, a single window of DNA contains:
- a CDS encoding SLBB domain-containing protein — translation AVDLDTLMRTGDPRQNVVVEAGDAVYVPEANAYYVAGEVEKRGAYTLKRETTVSKALTEAGGVTRLAGGEVKIIRTLPTGERQEMGGIDLKAVMAGDRTQDVTLQPQDVVVVPASGAKVAGYAFLDVLKSLLKFSLIAF, via the coding sequence GCGGTGGACCTGGACACGCTGATGCGGACGGGAGACCCGCGGCAGAACGTGGTGGTGGAGGCGGGGGACGCGGTGTACGTGCCGGAGGCCAACGCCTACTACGTGGCGGGCGAGGTGGAGAAGCGGGGGGCGTACACGCTGAAGCGGGAGACGACGGTGTCGAAGGCGCTGACGGAGGCCGGGGGGGTGACGAGGCTGGCGGGGGGTGAGGTGAAGATCATCCGGACGCTCCCGACGGGGGAGCGGCAGGAGATGGGGGGGATCGACCTCAAGGCGGTGATGGCGGGGGACCGGACGCAGGACGTGACGCTGCAGCCACAGGACGTGGTGGTCGTGCCGGCCAGCGGCGCGAAGGTGGCCGGCTACGCCTTCCTGGACGTCCTGAAGAGCCTGCTGAAGTTCTCCCTCATCGCCTTCTGA